One genomic segment of Misgurnus anguillicaudatus chromosome 25, ASM2758022v2, whole genome shotgun sequence includes these proteins:
- the ankrd33ba gene encoding ankyrin repeat domain-containing protein 33B isoform X1, translating into MVLITDSRDGGGSSPRKVKPSKYTASIGNSAQIYPTIVEEPPDRGNDDDEYLGSYESDVYDEDEFEELEDFSELPDTRSIASDDSFYPPDFADSKRTPSPESPPTLPLFQACFNNNALTVKFKIRQGVTEEEVQETDKNKRTGLIVACYQGYVDVVIALSQCPYLDVNWQDNEGNTALIIAAQAGYITICNYLLNYFPGLDIEKRNCHGFTALMKAAMQGRVECVRALMLAAAHLFSSLGADVEARDSGRKFTAREWAIFTSRYETAFVIGRLMQQPCPEQFSDAYRPEWPLLPALVAKAQAPKGCIQKISETLRNFFDISNVTEASEDGVLDHMVRMTTSLGSPFIAIASRTVCPSSPPCVGKRRYAVQEILKKQRAEQLKVLGPERLENYKRLFQNSRVMLVPKSKDRRASLQPQALTDTSASSDALRRGSLLPLHLLRRSSVRPGVMVPKVRITKAPTPTYVPEKVRRKSSCINGQFLEIPKWRYKELKEERKKAEEAERKRLEAATRRHLSTGKRKSL; encoded by the exons ATGGTTTTGATAACAGACAGCAGGGATGGTGGCGGCTCATCTCCAAGAAAAGTTAAACCGAGCAAATACACTGCAAGTATCGGGAACTCCGCTCAAATCTATCCGACTATCGTGGAGGAGCCACCTGATCGAGgcaatgatgatgatgagtaTCTCGGATCGTACGAGTCGGATGTATACGACGAGGATGAATTCGAAGAGTTGGAGGATTTCTCGGAGCTGCCGGACACCAGGAGCATCGCCTCAGATGATTCGTTTTATCCACCGGACTTTGCCGATTCTAAACGAACGCCGTCACCGGAGAGTCCGCCAACGCTGCCTCTTTTCCAGGCGTGCTTCAACAACAATGCGCTTACAGTCAAATTTAAGATTAGACAAGGAGTTACAGAAGAGGAGGTTCAGGAGACGGACAAAAACAAGAGA ACTGGACTAATAGTGGCATGTTACCAAGGCTATGTGGACGTGGTGATCGCTCTTTCACAGTGTCCTTACCTGGATGTGAACTGGCAGGACAACGAAGGCAATACAGCCCTCATCATCGCTGCTCAGGCAG GTTACATCACAATCTGTAACTACCTACTCAACTACTTTCCCGGGCTTGATATTGAGAAAAGGAACTGCCACGGGTTCACCGCTCTGATGAAAGCTGCCATGCAGGGTCGAGTGGAATGTGTCAGAGCCCTTATGTTGGCAG CTGCACATTTGTTTTCTTCATTAGGAGCTGATGTGGAGGCCAGAGACAGCGGAAGGAAATTCACCGCACGCGAATGGGCCATCTTCACAAGCCGATATGAGACGGCCTTTGTTATAGGCCGGCTGATGCAACAACCGTGTCCCGAGCAGTTCTCTGACGCTTATCGACCCGAGTGGCCGCTTCTTCCTGCGCTGGTGGCCAAAGCTCAGGCCCCCAAAGGCTGCATTCAGAAGATATCAGAGACACTCCGTAACTTCTTCGACATCAGTAACGTCACCGAAGCTTCAGAAGACGGGGTTCTGGATCACATGGTGCGCATGACGACATCGCTGGGCAGTCCGTTCATCGCCATCGCATCTCGAACCGTGTGTCCCAGCAGCCCGCCTTGTGTGGGTAAACGCCGCTACGCTGTTCAGGAGATCCTAAAAAAGCAACGAGCCGAGCAGCTTAAAGTACTGGGGCCAGAGCGCCTGGAGAACTACAAGCGTCTTTTCCAGAACTCACGGGTCATGCTGGTACCCAAATCCAAAGATCGCCGTGCTAGTTTGCAGCCCCAGGCCCTTACGGACACCTCCGCATCTTCCGATGCCCTCCGAAGAGGGAGTCTGCTCCCCCTACACCTCCTCAGAAGGAGCAGCGTGAGACCAGGTGTGATGGTCCCCAAGGTTAGAATTACCAAGGCACCCACGCCAACCTACGTGCCGGAGAAAGTGCGACGGAAGAGCAGCTGTATAAACGGACAGTTCCTTGAGATCCCTAAGTGGAGATATAAGGAATTGAAAGAAGAGAGGAAGAAAGCAGAGGAAGCGGAGAGGAAACGGCTGGAAGCTGCAACAAGGCGACATCTCTCTACTGGCAAAAGGAAATCACTGTGA
- the ankrd33ba gene encoding ankyrin repeat domain-containing protein 33B isoform X2, with translation MVLITDSRDGGGSSPRKVKPSKYTASIGNSAQIYPTIVEEPPDRGNDDDEYLGSYESDVYDEDEFEELEDFSELPDTRSIASDDSFYPPDFADSKRTPSPESPPTLPLFQACFNNNALTVKFKIRQGVTEEEVQETDKNKRTGLIVACYQGYVDVVIALSQCPYLDVNWQDNEGNTALIIAAQAGYITICNYLLNYFPGLDIEKRNCHGFTALMKAAMQGRVECVRALMLAGADVEARDSGRKFTAREWAIFTSRYETAFVIGRLMQQPCPEQFSDAYRPEWPLLPALVAKAQAPKGCIQKISETLRNFFDISNVTEASEDGVLDHMVRMTTSLGSPFIAIASRTVCPSSPPCVGKRRYAVQEILKKQRAEQLKVLGPERLENYKRLFQNSRVMLVPKSKDRRASLQPQALTDTSASSDALRRGSLLPLHLLRRSSVRPGVMVPKVRITKAPTPTYVPEKVRRKSSCINGQFLEIPKWRYKELKEERKKAEEAERKRLEAATRRHLSTGKRKSL, from the exons ATGGTTTTGATAACAGACAGCAGGGATGGTGGCGGCTCATCTCCAAGAAAAGTTAAACCGAGCAAATACACTGCAAGTATCGGGAACTCCGCTCAAATCTATCCGACTATCGTGGAGGAGCCACCTGATCGAGgcaatgatgatgatgagtaTCTCGGATCGTACGAGTCGGATGTATACGACGAGGATGAATTCGAAGAGTTGGAGGATTTCTCGGAGCTGCCGGACACCAGGAGCATCGCCTCAGATGATTCGTTTTATCCACCGGACTTTGCCGATTCTAAACGAACGCCGTCACCGGAGAGTCCGCCAACGCTGCCTCTTTTCCAGGCGTGCTTCAACAACAATGCGCTTACAGTCAAATTTAAGATTAGACAAGGAGTTACAGAAGAGGAGGTTCAGGAGACGGACAAAAACAAGAGA ACTGGACTAATAGTGGCATGTTACCAAGGCTATGTGGACGTGGTGATCGCTCTTTCACAGTGTCCTTACCTGGATGTGAACTGGCAGGACAACGAAGGCAATACAGCCCTCATCATCGCTGCTCAGGCAG GTTACATCACAATCTGTAACTACCTACTCAACTACTTTCCCGGGCTTGATATTGAGAAAAGGAACTGCCACGGGTTCACCGCTCTGATGAAAGCTGCCATGCAGGGTCGAGTGGAATGTGTCAGAGCCCTTATGTTGGCAG GAGCTGATGTGGAGGCCAGAGACAGCGGAAGGAAATTCACCGCACGCGAATGGGCCATCTTCACAAGCCGATATGAGACGGCCTTTGTTATAGGCCGGCTGATGCAACAACCGTGTCCCGAGCAGTTCTCTGACGCTTATCGACCCGAGTGGCCGCTTCTTCCTGCGCTGGTGGCCAAAGCTCAGGCCCCCAAAGGCTGCATTCAGAAGATATCAGAGACACTCCGTAACTTCTTCGACATCAGTAACGTCACCGAAGCTTCAGAAGACGGGGTTCTGGATCACATGGTGCGCATGACGACATCGCTGGGCAGTCCGTTCATCGCCATCGCATCTCGAACCGTGTGTCCCAGCAGCCCGCCTTGTGTGGGTAAACGCCGCTACGCTGTTCAGGAGATCCTAAAAAAGCAACGAGCCGAGCAGCTTAAAGTACTGGGGCCAGAGCGCCTGGAGAACTACAAGCGTCTTTTCCAGAACTCACGGGTCATGCTGGTACCCAAATCCAAAGATCGCCGTGCTAGTTTGCAGCCCCAGGCCCTTACGGACACCTCCGCATCTTCCGATGCCCTCCGAAGAGGGAGTCTGCTCCCCCTACACCTCCTCAGAAGGAGCAGCGTGAGACCAGGTGTGATGGTCCCCAAGGTTAGAATTACCAAGGCACCCACGCCAACCTACGTGCCGGAGAAAGTGCGACGGAAGAGCAGCTGTATAAACGGACAGTTCCTTGAGATCCCTAAGTGGAGATATAAGGAATTGAAAGAAGAGAGGAAGAAAGCAGAGGAAGCGGAGAGGAAACGGCTGGAAGCTGCAACAAGGCGACATCTCTCTACTGGCAAAAGGAAATCACTGTGA